A genomic segment from Methanolobus zinderi encodes:
- a CDS encoding helix-turn-helix domain-containing protein: protein MKEDESHSMVRQRLAEKMAGEITLSEKPGEALKKWRLNFEIAQTDLSGYLSVSPSVISDYESGRRKSPGTLIVSRIVEALLEIDAQRGGQKIHAYEGMLFTEKTSKAIYATYEYTFPMQMAKLASLIEADVVHKGIEKPLYGFTVVDSKKAILELSSHEFQKLYGWSTERALIFTKVTTGKSPMVAIRVTNLKPGAVVMHGLRGSEVHLMAKKMAEIDRIPLLATTMDIDKMVEALKKYSEYHIME, encoded by the coding sequence ATGAAGGAAGACGAATCGCATAGTATGGTTCGCCAGCGTCTTGCAGAAAAGATGGCAGGCGAGATTACCCTGTCAGAAAAACCTGGTGAGGCATTAAAGAAATGGCGGTTGAACTTCGAGATCGCTCAGACAGACCTCTCAGGATATCTGAGTGTGTCGCCTTCAGTGATCAGCGACTATGAAAGCGGCAGGAGGAAATCTCCCGGTACGCTTATTGTCAGCAGGATCGTTGAGGCCCTCCTTGAAATAGACGCACAGCGAGGAGGTCAGAAAATTCATGCTTATGAGGGGATGCTTTTCACAGAGAAAACATCAAAGGCCATTTACGCTACATACGAATACACGTTTCCCATGCAGATGGCAAAGCTTGCAAGCCTTATAGAAGCCGATGTCGTTCATAAGGGCATTGAAAAACCACTGTACGGGTTCACGGTTGTCGACAGTAAAAAAGCTATTCTCGAGCTTTCATCCCATGAGTTCCAGAAACTCTACGGATGGAGCACAGAGAGAGCACTGATATTTACAAAAGTGACCACCGGAAAATCACCGATGGTAGCAATCAGGGTCACAAACCTGAAGCCCGGGGCCGTCGTAATGCACGGTCTGCGTGGAAGCGAAGTGCATCTTATGGCTAAAAAAATGGCGGAAATAGACAGGATCCCTCTTCTTGCAACAACGATGGACATCGACAAAATGGTGGAAGCGCTGAAAAAATACAGCGAATACCACATAATGGAATAA
- a CDS encoding hydroxymethylglutaryl-CoA synthase: protein MSVGIVSYGAYIPRYRIKIEDIARVWGDDAEILKAGLRVNEKSVPDVDEDAATIAVEAARSAVSRSGIDSQRVGAVYTGSESHPYAVKPTSTIVAEAVGATPVLTAADYEFACKAGTAAIQTCMGLVSSGMIDLGLAIGSDVAQGAPGDALEYTAAAGGVAYVIGNKESELTAIIEDTYSFTTDTPDFWRREGMPYPEHGGRFTGEPGYFKHVTHAAKGLMQKIGTKPEDYDYAVFHQPNGKFPARAASMLGFSKEQIQPGMVVTRLGNTYSGSCMMGIAATLDQAKPGDRIFATAFGSGAGSDAFSITVTDRIEEIRDSAPKVEELLANPTYVDYATYARHKGKIRLA from the coding sequence ATGAGTGTAGGGATAGTCTCATACGGTGCCTATATTCCCAGATATAGGATAAAAATAGAAGATATTGCCCGCGTATGGGGAGACGACGCTGAGATTTTGAAAGCGGGACTAAGAGTTAACGAAAAGTCAGTTCCTGATGTTGACGAGGATGCAGCCACAATAGCTGTGGAAGCTGCCAGATCAGCAGTAAGCAGGAGCGGAATCGATTCACAGAGAGTGGGTGCTGTGTACACAGGATCGGAAAGTCACCCGTATGCAGTTAAACCCACAAGTACGATAGTTGCCGAAGCAGTAGGTGCAACACCTGTACTGACCGCTGCGGACTATGAGTTCGCATGTAAGGCCGGAACAGCCGCAATCCAGACATGTATGGGACTGGTATCCTCAGGTATGATAGACCTGGGACTTGCCATCGGTTCCGATGTGGCCCAGGGAGCACCCGGGGACGCACTGGAATATACCGCCGCGGCGGGCGGTGTCGCATATGTTATCGGTAACAAAGAATCTGAGCTTACAGCTATTATTGAAGATACATATTCTTTTACAACAGATACCCCCGACTTCTGGAGGCGTGAGGGAATGCCATATCCGGAACACGGAGGACGTTTCACAGGTGAGCCCGGATACTTCAAGCATGTGACACATGCTGCAAAAGGACTCATGCAGAAGATAGGAACAAAGCCAGAAGATTACGATTATGCGGTTTTCCACCAGCCAAACGGAAAGTTCCCGGCACGTGCAGCTTCCATGCTCGGATTCAGCAAGGAACAGATACAACCGGGAATGGTGGTCACACGGCTCGGAAATACATATTCAGGGTCCTGCATGATGGGAATCGCGGCAACCCTTGACCAGGCAAAACCAGGTGACAGGATCTTTGCAACGGCCTTTGGTTCCGGTGCAGGTTCCGATGCTTTCAGCATCACAGTCACAGACAGGATAGAAGAGATACGCGACAGCGCACCTAAAGTTGAAGAACTGCTTGCCAACCCTACATATGTCGACTATGCAACATATGCCAGGCATAAGGGTAAGATCAGGCTTGCATGA
- a CDS encoding thiolase domain-containing protein, which translates to MRDVAIIGVKNTVFGEQWDRSIRDLVVEAGVGAVGDAGVTGEKIDSMFVGNMSGGQFVEQEHIGALIADYSGLAKNLHVPSTRVEAACASGGLALRQGIYSVASGMDDIVIAAGVEKMTDVPSPKASTALAAAADREWEGIMGATFPGLYAMIARMHMHKYGTTSEQLAAAAVKNHHNGQFNPIAQYKNKITIESVLKSIMVADPLHIFDCSPITDGASAVVLAPADVAHEYTDTPIYVKATAQASDTIALHDRRDITTLDASVVAGKRAYEMAKMKPEDIDLVEVHDCFTIAEICAIEDLGFAKKGEGGKVTIDGETAIGGRIPVNTSGGLKACGHPVGATGVKQAIEIVEQLRGEAGQRQVEGAEVGMTHNVGGSGATAVVHIFSRNR; encoded by the coding sequence ATGAGAGATGTTGCAATCATCGGTGTAAAGAACACCGTTTTCGGAGAACAGTGGGACCGCTCCATCAGGGACCTCGTAGTTGAGGCCGGTGTCGGTGCCGTTGGAGATGCCGGGGTCACCGGCGAAAAGATAGATTCCATGTTCGTCGGTAACATGAGCGGCGGACAGTTCGTGGAACAGGAGCACATCGGTGCTCTTATTGCAGATTATTCAGGTCTTGCAAAGAACCTGCACGTACCCTCCACTCGTGTGGAAGCTGCCTGTGCATCAGGCGGATTGGCATTGAGACAGGGTATTTATTCGGTCGCATCCGGTATGGATGATATCGTCATTGCTGCCGGTGTGGAAAAGATGACAGATGTACCTTCACCAAAAGCTTCTACAGCACTTGCTGCAGCAGCGGACAGGGAATGGGAAGGTATCATGGGAGCAACCTTCCCGGGGCTGTACGCCATGATAGCAAGGATGCACATGCACAAGTACGGCACAACCAGTGAGCAGCTTGCAGCAGCCGCTGTTAAGAACCACCACAACGGCCAGTTCAATCCCATAGCACAATATAAGAACAAGATCACCATCGAATCAGTGTTAAAATCCATTATGGTGGCAGATCCACTGCACATCTTCGACTGCTCACCGATCACAGACGGTGCATCAGCCGTTGTACTGGCACCTGCGGATGTTGCCCATGAGTACACTGACACACCAATATATGTCAAGGCCACCGCACAGGCAAGCGATACCATCGCACTTCACGACAGAAGGGATATCACAACCCTGGATGCATCTGTAGTGGCAGGTAAGCGAGCATACGAGATGGCAAAGATGAAACCCGAGGACATCGACCTTGTAGAGGTCCACGACTGTTTCACCATTGCAGAGATATGCGCAATCGAGGACCTTGGCTTTGCAAAGAAGGGCGAGGGCGGAAAAGTGACCATTGACGGCGAGACCGCAATCGGAGGCAGAATACCTGTGAACACCTCCGGAGGACTGAAGGCATGCGGACATCCTGTGGGTGCAACCGGTGTCAAGCAGGCAATTGAGATAGTCGAGCAGCTCCGTGGAGAGGCAGGTCAACGCCAGGTTGAAGGCGCAGAGGTAGGAATGACCCACAATGTTGGTGGATCAGGTGCAACTGCTGTTGTACATATATTCTCGAGGAACAGGTGA
- a CDS encoding Zn-ribbon domain-containing OB-fold protein: MSVPRFWRKQIARYNLVGTHCKQCGEYFYPPRNVCPACRREGEIVDFKFSGKGELVTYTVIHTAAEGFEGQTPYVLAIVQLEEGPRLTTQIVGDVEDMSIGMKVKPVFRKLGQSGERGMIYYGTKFVPA, translated from the coding sequence ATGTCAGTACCAAGATTTTGGAGAAAGCAGATCGCCAGGTATAATCTGGTAGGTACGCACTGCAAACAATGCGGAGAATATTTCTACCCGCCACGTAATGTCTGCCCTGCATGCAGGCGTGAAGGAGAGATCGTGGATTTCAAGTTCAGCGGAAAAGGAGAGCTTGTTACCTACACCGTAATCCACACGGCAGCAGAAGGCTTTGAGGGACAGACACCCTATGTCCTTGCCATTGTGCAACTTGAGGAAGGACCCAGGCTTACAACCCAGATAGTGGGCGATGTAGAGGATATGAGTATAGGTATGAAAGTAAAGCCTGTGTTCAGGAAGCTCGGACAGAGCGGAGAACGCGGTATGATATACTATGGCACAAAATTCGTTCCGGCATAA
- the cyaB gene encoding class IV adenylate cyclase produces MIEIEVKARADHEQAKAVLTGMGADYIGVQHHYDTYFNAPHRDFANTDEALRIRSVDGRSVLTYKGKKLDTTTKTRREIETEVDGSSARSILLALGFHESGVVKKTREVFRFKGLTICLDKVKDIGEFIEVEVTAESEIEFHNERIFAFLKKFGIDEKDSIRTSYLEMVLEKCSEE; encoded by the coding sequence ATGATAGAAATTGAGGTCAAAGCCCGTGCCGATCACGAGCAGGCAAAAGCAGTGCTCACAGGCATGGGCGCGGATTATATAGGTGTCCAGCATCACTACGACACCTATTTTAATGCCCCGCACAGGGATTTTGCAAACACGGATGAGGCACTGAGGATACGCTCCGTCGACGGCAGATCCGTATTGACCTATAAAGGAAAGAAACTGGACACCACAACAAAAACACGCAGGGAGATCGAGACCGAAGTTGACGGCTCAAGCGCACGCAGCATTCTGCTTGCCCTTGGATTCCACGAGTCCGGCGTGGTCAAGAAGACAAGGGAGGTCTTCAGGTTCAAGGGCCTCACTATCTGTCTTGATAAGGTAAAAGACATCGGTGAGTTCATAGAAGTGGAAGTAACCGCCGAATCGGAGATCGAATTCCACAACGAGCGCATATTTGCTTTCCTGAAGAAATTCGGAATCGATGAAAAGGATTCCATCAGGACCTCTTATCTTGAGATGGTGCTGGAGAAGTGTTCGGAAGAGTAG